The genomic stretch CTGCCGTAGTCCTTTTTTAGCTGGCTATAATCCTGTACGCCCAGACAGGTAGCCACTTTATTGCTCCTTGCCGTAGCGATCAGGTTATCGATCCCGTTAAAATAAATGGTGGGAAACTCATCGAAGATCAGGCTGGACTTGAGCTTTCTCTTTTGGTTGACCAGCTTGGTGATCCTGGATATGTACAAGCTGAGCACCGCTCCATACACCTGCTGCTTTTGCGGGTTGTTGCCCATGCAGACGATCTTCGGCCTTTCCGGATTGTTGATGTCCAGGGTAAATTCACTTTCGGAGAGCACATAATATAGTTGGGGGGATGATAGGCGGGCCATGGTGATCTTGGCACTGGCGATCTGGCCTTCCAATTGTTCTGCAGCCCCTTGCATAAATGCAGATACAAAGGGGTTTATCAGCACTTCGATCTCTGGTTCGCATCGCAGCACCGAGAACAGCTTCTCGTATTCTACCTGCATCATTTCAATGACATGGGGAAGGGTACAATACTTCCCTTCCTTGTACCGCTTCAAATACCAGATTACGGCAGTAAGAAAGTTAATGGGCGATTCAACAAAAAAGTCTCCCTGTTTTTTGATCCATTCCCGGTTGAGGCCCATCATAATGGTCCGTGAAGCCTCACTGGCATCGGTGATGTCCAGCATGGTGGATGGCTCCAAGGGATTGCAGCGATGACTGCGGGAAAGGTCATCAAAATTGATGGTATAAAATGTCGGTGCTATGTTATAGGCCGATCTGTTTTTTAGCAGGGCATTATAGGCAATACGGGAAAGGTCGTCGTACTTAAAGTCATAGATAAACATGGAAAAGCCCTTGGCAATGTGCTGGGTGATCACATGGCGGATGACAAAATAGCTTTTCCCGGAACCAGGGGTTCCCAGGACCAACAGGGCACGGAAAGGATTGATAATGTTGATCCAGCTGGTCCTGCTCTTCTGTTTCAATCGATATATGGCCGGTAAGTTCACCGAATATTCATTTTCAAGAAGTCGTTCCTCCTGGGGAAAGGTTTCATTGTCATGGTTAAACACATCCTTACTGCCCTGGTCTTTCAAATAACGGGACAGCCTTCCCCCTCCCCACAGAACCATAAGGTAGCCTGTCACCATGGACACCAAATAACAGTAGCCAAAAACCAATGGGTCCGGCACTATTGTCTTCCAATAAACTGCCACAAAAAACAAGGCACTTCCCAGCACCATGGTAATCAAAGCAGGCAGCCATTTAATGGTTGTATCTTTTTTTCCTTTGGCACCCAACAGGCTGACATAGAGCAATCCCAAACAAAAGATCTTGGCATAAAGGGCATTGCCCAGAAAAGGCAATTTCCCTAAATTCTCCACCAAAACTGTTAGGAAGGGCCATGAAAAGCCCCATTTGGAAAAGACATATGGCAGGGTCAGGTAAAAGTGAATAAGCAAAATGGCCATGCTGATCTTGCGTGTAAGGTCAAGGATCTTACGAAGGGCCTGTTGGTTTTCTCCTGTAGCCATTATGATCGATTTGGTGACAACTTAGCTTTTTTTGCCCTTTGGAGTGGCAAAGAACCCTTCGGTTGGATCGCCCATAACCTATTCGCCCTTTCAAAAATATCAAGGAGCATTGGCGTTTCTTCCAGCTTCCAGACCGGTACCTTTTCAAGTTCACCCTCCCTGTAGGTAGAGACCACCATCCCAGAAATCAAGTTCTTGTTTTTCCTTTCACCCGCCCCTCTTTGTACCAAGGAGTATCTCTCTTCCAATTTTGCGACCACAGTTCTAGGAAGAGACCATAATAATTTCTTCGAAAAAGGAAAGGTTGTCCTGTTAAGGTGGTCAATGCCTATTGCCCTTTTTCTTTCCGATTCCCTGTCCATTTGGGCGTTGATCGCAAATCCGTTTTTATGGAGTATCCTATCGAGATCTTCGAGCTCATTTTTTCCAATTTCATTCTGGATCCCCAAAAAACGGCCTTGAGCCTTAGCCACCTTCCCGGGTAAACCAGGACCATTTTTCTTAATGTACTTTAGCAGGTTTTTATATATGGGACATGGGGAAAGGATACTTGCCTTAATAGGGCCCCCTTTATGTTTGCCGCGGTCATCCAATGGACAGTAGGCAAGCCCACGGTATCGCCACATCACCCCTCCCTTTTTGCCCTGGACCAACCCCACGTTAAATTCGCGCAAAATGGCTGAAAATTCCGCTATGGAGCCAAATGTATACTGGCGCAATACTCCCTTGATGATCCCTTCTATAGCCCCTATGGTTTCCATTTTACCGTATTCCAATTTTTCCAGGTAAGGTGAATTCGGAAGCTGCCCATTTGCCGAAGGAGAATAATGCAGTCCCAGCTCTCCTATCAGCTCATTACGGGCTTTTTCAGACAAGGTCTTTCCCAAATGATGGGTTTGCAAGCGTTTCCCCTCTTTGGTAATGGTAGTACTGAGGATATGTAAATGGGGACAATAACTATCTATATGGTTGAACACCAAATAAGGTTGTTTACCGTAACCAATACGCTTCATGTATTGCTGTGCGATGTAGCGCAGTTGACTCTTTTCCAATTGATCTTTTTGGGAAAAATGCAGGAAGATATGGATGGCATTAACCTTTACCCTTTTATTCCTAAAGGTAAAAGACCTAAAATGCTGGTTCAACTTCTTTTGGCCCATGTTCTTTCCAATGCTCCCAAAGCCGTGGATAGTGATTAATTGGGCAATTCCATGATTAATTTTCTTAAAATGGTAATACAGGATGTCATTTATGTTCCTGCCCACATTTATTATTGCCATCATTGCTTGAAATGATCCTTTACCACGTTCTCCAAATCTTCCAATTTTCTCAGAGCCTCCTTCACCTTCCCTTCTAACCGTTTGGCCAATTTCCGCCTTCTGGGGGCATCACTGTTGACCAAAAAGTCATGGACCACCTGATCTACGTTTACTCCTATTTCCTGGATTTCCATCTGAATGGAGCTCATCCTTTCCATGACAAGATCATAAGTCTGATCATGTGTCCTACAGGTAATGGGCTTGTTGGACAGGATTTGCCGGATCAGCGCACTCATTGAAAGGTTGGTGGATTTTGAGAGCAGTCCCAACAGCTCCCGGTAGCGCTCCATGGATATCTTGGACATCACCACTACTTTTTCCGTCTTTTGCTTGGTTGCCATTACAAACTAATTTTCGAGGTTGTACAACCAGTCTAGTGCGGCTTCTTTCCAGTTGCCCAGTGGCATTCCGTTTTCCTTATGCCATCCGGTGGACTGATAATAAAAATAAAACACTTCGGCCTCGGAAACAGGGACCGATTGCTGGATAAAAAAGGACCTTACCTCTTCAACATGTGGGGGTAAGGAAATGACATTGTTTAATGATGTTGTTTTATATTGTGCCATGATCAATCGTTTTTGATTCATGGCCAAATTCACAAACAGAAGGAACATAATTTCACCATTTGCACCGGAGTCCTGTAAAAATGGTCATAAAAAAAGCCATTCGCTTTCGCAAATGGCTTTCGTCCAATATATAATTAATTGGCCCCTCTAGCTACATTCCCACCTTTTCCTGCTCCCACAGTCTTACTGGATAAACACCTCGCTGGTGCAGGGCCGATAGTGCTTCTTCGACAGTCTCCTTGTCATCAGGATATGTCACCCCAAACCAAGTCTCTCCCCCTTCCAAAATCTTGACCGAGGCTTGCCGATCTGCAATCAGGTCGTTCACCACGGTGGGAATATAGAATTCTGCTTTTATATTGTCCTTGCTCTCTTCCAGAAATACCTTCCATCGCTTTTCGGTCTCTGCAAAGAAAGAAGGCTGGAAGCCCCAGCAGTTCATCGATACCGGAGTATTTTCATCGATCTCAAGGACATCCTCTCCCATTCGGCTGACAACCTTCTTATCTTCACGGGCTATTTTTTCCCGCTCGGTCATGCCCGTCAGTTCTCCTTTACTATTTGAATCACATACCCCGCGATTGACGGTACCGTGCTTCGAAAGGACATTTTTAAGGGCATAGCCCACCATACAATGTTGGTTATCGGCTTGAGGCTGGGTCAAAAAGGCACCCAATCGGTCGATGGCTTCCTTACCATAGAAATCGTCCGCATTGATCACGGCAAAAGGTTCTTGAATGACCTCCTTTGCACAGAGCACCGCATGGGCGGTACCATAGGGTTTTGTACGTTCAGGGTTTTGATAAGCTGCAGGTACCAGGCTGGTGAGGGATTGGATCACAAATTCGACCTGGATCTGATCGTTTATCTTCTGGAGAAAACGGTCTTTTACCAAGTCAAGGATCTCTGTCCTTACGATAAACACCACCTTGCCGAACCCGGCCTGGATGGCATCGTAAATGGCATATTCCAAAATGGTTTCGTTATTAGGGCCAAAGCCATCAATCTGCTTGTTTCCCCCATACCGCGAGCCCATACCCGCAGCCAATATCAAAAGTGTTGGTTTTGTTGTTTGCATTATATATTTTGTTTATTAGGGTCTGTTGTTGTGGTATTACCCCCTTCCCCCTAAAAAGGGGAAATAAGAGCCTATTTTTTCACAGCTTTGTTTGCAAAATCTCTCTGTATTCAGAAGACGGTTCCTCTACTGGTAGAAAAAGTTTATTTACCCCCTAGCCCCCTGAAAGGGGGACTGTAATCAACTCTTTGAGAAACGATTATTTCTATTTCAAAGGAACCTCCTCATTCTATACAAAACGATCCCTCTCCTCCTAGGAGAGGCTAGGTGAGGTTTAGTCCCTTACAAGGAGCAATAAAAAATGGTTCTATATGGAATACTGTGGGTAATCAAATTTGAGCTTACCTGCAATGAAATAGATCATGTTAATGAAATTGTCGATATTTCTATATCCCCTGGCCCTCTTCTTGGCCAGCTGAATTTTTGAATTGATCCCTTCAAGAATTCCGTTGTTGAGTTTTGTTTCCGCATAATTGACTATGCCCGTCCAATGTACCAATAATGTTTTGGCTGCTTTTTTGAACGGCTGTATCCCTGATTCCTCGACCAGATCGCACCAGTAGGTCAGGTATCCACCCGCCTCCTCCATGCTCTTAAATGACCAGAACTCATTGAACATTTCCTTTAACCTGTAGGCGTTGGCAATGGTGGGAAACAGGGTGAGTATATTGTATTTTGCCTCTTTTCCGCTCTGGCTGAGGTTTTTGTCGTTTTTGAGGAAGTTGTATTTGTAGCCTTTCAGCATGCCAAACTCATGCCTTTCCTGCTTCCTGACCTTGTCCATGGCCTCATTGATGATCTTGACCACATGGAACCTGTCAAAGGTGATGGAGGCTTTGGGAAAGTGTTCCAATATCCCGGAAATGAAGGAGGGCGACATATCGATACAGGTCTGTTCTATCTGCTCCTTCTCACAGCCCCTGGCTTCAAGGTGCTGCTGGATGCAACCAATGGTGTCGGCACCTTTTCCGGGAACCGCATGGACAACCCGTCTTTCCTCCATATCGACCGCTACGGTCACATAACGGTGGCCCTTCTTTGAAGAGGTCTCGTCAATGCCAAGCACCTTTACCCCTGATTGCTCGTCCGAATTGTAGGCTTTTTTGATCCAGTAGGAAAATATGTTCCAAAGACGCTGGGGATAAATATCCAGCACACCGGAAGCTTTGTTGACCGGCATCTCAGACTCTATAAGCAACATCCCAAATGCCTCGAACAAAAGGGTAAAACCGCTCCCAGGACGTGCCCAGGGAACCTGTACGGTCTCCACCTTTCCTGTAGAATTTTCAACCCGCGGAACCCGGGCATGGAGAAAGCAGGTGTGTTGGAAGAAGTTGAGGTGCTGCCACATACGCTCCATCGTATCATACACCTTGCCACCCGCAAACCTATGGCCCTTTTCAAAATCAAGGTAAATATCTATCTGGCCATGCCCAGCACCTTCGGCTTGGTCCATTTTAATCTCCTTTACGTACCAAGGCTTCTCAAGCCCTAATGCCATCTCAAAAATCTGTGTACTATTCATCCTACAAACATAAACAAGTAGCCACAGTGTTTAGCACGTTTAGCCATACTAAATCATTTAGAGCCTAAAAAATCAACTCTCTCAGTAATGCCTATTTCAAAGAAATCCACATTATCCACAAAGTAACCAGAAACGCAATCTCATTCTTCACTGTATATTAGCTCAATACGGACTCCCCTATACCTCAAAAGATGGGTCATCTCTGACTTCTTCTTTATATTCTTTATGGATCTTTTGCACAGTAAAAGGTGACTTAGCAAGCACACGTGGAGAGTTTCTTACTTTTATCCTTACCTTTTTTAGTGTAATGGCATTAAGCATACTACCCAATGCCACAATAAGTAAAGTAAATCCTGGCAATAAAAGAATATCTTGTCCACCCCTTAGGAACAACGCTAAAATGATAAGTACGCATTTAATTCCGCCCAATAAAAGAGTTACCTGATCATGTCGATATCCCATTCTCATCAGGAAGTGATGGACATGGGATTTATCAGGAGAAAAAGGAGATTTCCCCCTTTTTAACCTCCTCACAATTACCCGCAAGGTATCATAACAACAAACAACCATCAGCATAAGCCCTGTTGTGATAGGTGCGTGAAACTTATAAGGTGAATAATCTGGTAGCTTTCCGTTAAACTGAACAAAAAGTAGTAAAAAAGCAGCAATAAAAAAACCAACAGGTAGCGATCCAGTGTCTCCCATAAAGATCCTGGCTGGGTGCCAATTATATACCAAAAAGGACAACAGACTTCCTGTCATAATAAAGCATATTGTCCCTTCTATAACATGGTTGGTAAACAAAAACCATGTACCTAAAAAACTACATGAAATTAATCCCAGAGTCCCCGCAAGTCCATCCAATCCATCAACCAAATTATAGGCATTGGTGAGGCCCACAAAAAGGAAAACTGACAAACTATAACTAATCCAAAGAGGGAGTTCCCCTACGCCTAAAAACCCATAAAAACTAACCAGCCTCACTTCTCCTAACACTACAACCAATCCAAATGCAACTAACTGTCCGATCAACTTATGGAATGCTGACAATCCCTTCCAATCATCTAAAAAACCTATCAAAAACAATATCCCTAAGCTAATCAATAAATACTGATACCTGTTCGAAGGGATTTGGGAAAGGCCAAATACGATGCTTAAAGAAAATGCTGTCAATATACCTAAACCTCCCATAGATGGGATAGCCTCTTTGTGGATTTTTCTTCCTCCAGGCAAATCCATTAAATTGCTTCCCTTGATCCACTTTATCACAAAAGGGAAAATGGCCAGTCCCATACAAAAAGCCGCTATAAAGGAAAAAAGTACATTCATATAAACCTCCCTACATCACCGTGAAACAATGCATTTTATAAATATCGCTATTTTAATAAATAAATCAAATGCGCCTGTGCAAACACACTGAATTTATCCTTACCTACTGGAAATTCCTCAGTACTGGACGGATCCAGCTGCCACTGATAGTTCAATCCATTGATCATTTGAAGGCGCGAACTTAGTAAAAAACGATCCCACTGGTAATCAAATAGGAGTCCTAAAGAAAGGTCTACCCAGGGCTGTCTTTCTTCTTGCTGGCCCAGTCCTTTATAGTAAAAGTCCTGATGGTTTGCCAAGCGCTCTAGGACAATACCGTATTTATTCAACTTATCGATCAAAGACACTTCTACCGTCTGAACATTGCTTCCGGTTCCTATTCCAACCCCTAAAGTTTGTCCGTAATGGGTAAACCCTCTTACCTGATAGTGGGTATGCCATGAAGTTCCCCCTTTCACCCCACGGTATCTTATATATCTATTAACTGACTCTTGTTGTTGGGTCATTTCTGCCCTAAGCTGAATTAATTGATTTTTATAAGGTAGTTTAAACAATTTATTAAACCCTAACAAATAAGCTCTGGCATGTTCTGGATTGAGTACAAATTCACGATCTGTATATGCATGGTCCCTTCTTCCATATTCAAAGTATAATTCAGCTCTTGCTTTTGTAAACACATAACGACCAAAAACAGAAACCTGCTGATCTTGTGCTTGTTCATCATAATCTACAGAATTTCCGTCCTCAAACAGTCCACTCTTAGTAAACATTTCAAATATCGGAAACCAATCTCCAAAAGAATTCCCTTTATCCCCACTGTACTGCTGGAAAGTGCGGTTTATTCCCAAAAATAATCCAGGCACCCATTTAGGCTGATAAGAAATAGAAATTCCATTTAGATATCTCCAATCTTCTGATAAAGGATTGAAATATTCATCGTTTAAACTTTCCCACTGACTTGGAGCATACCCGGAAGGCTTCAGTTTCCCCATAATTAATTGCCCTTCAAATGACCCCAAAAAAGTTCGGGCAGGTCTAGTTGTGTTTAACGTTAAATGGGGAAATCCCGGGGCATTATTAGAAAAAATAAGTGCATTAAATTGTCCAGGACCCCACCAGATATTTTCTGTGGACGCTCCTATTTCAAAGGAGCCGTAGTTTAAAGTAATTTTGGATTGGCCTAAAGTAAATTTGGTATAAGAATGATTCCCAAAACGTTCTGGGGTATCATTTTGATTCCAAAAATAATACCTTGATGCATTTACTTCATCAGAATAACTATTTGGATATCCTAAATAGGATTTATTTTGTGCCCATACCCATTCAGGCATCAATTGAATATTGATAAAATGGAATTTTGCGGCAACGCCTCCAGTCAACATATTCTGAAAGCCAACATTGGGAATCATAGAACCATTTCCCCAGGCATAAGGCCTGTCTGAATTATACGCCAGACAGTTTCTTAATGGCAAATAAGCAAAATACTTATTAGCAGTATTTCGATGGATTTCTCCAAGGTTATTTTCTACTTCATAAAAAAGGTAATTATTATATATTCCTTGGTCATTAAAAAATCTTGGCTGAATCGGACGAAGATTAAAACCGATAGTAGAATCTAATTCACCTAACAATTGCTTTCTACGTAGAGCTTCTTCAAACACAGGAAAACCAACAGGAATAGACTGTCCGTAAGAAAAATTGCCTAAAATTAACATTCCGACCAGGTTTATCAGAAAACACCTTATCATAATAGTTTTTATACTAGAGATTACTATAAATCGAATTAATAAGTTTAGGAGCCAGGCTTTTATAGGTTAAATTTTGCATTGCATATTCATAACCATTTCTTCCTAATTCATCCAAATAATCTTGTTGATATTTAGATACAGAATCAAAAGCCTTAACCAGTTCTTCAACTGATTCTGAAGGAAGTGAAATTCCAGCTTTGGCAAGCTTAACAATATCCTTTTTACCTGAATACGAATGAATTATTGGTTTTTTAGAACAAAGGTACTCTGGTAATTTATTTGCTCCTATACCATAATCATATAATTTATGATTTCTCCAACCTATATAGCAAACATCAAACCGCTGAAGCAATGAATAAATTTGTTCTTTGGGGATTGGATCAAGAAAAATAACATTTTCATTTCCCATTACTAAAGATTTTAGATTCTCCTTTTCTTTTCCTGTCCCTACGATCACAAAAAAAATTCGTTTATTATTCCTCAATCTCTTACTTGCTTCAATAAAAAACTCCATTGCATTTGCAGCTCCTAATGTACCAGAATATCCAATTACAAACTTATCTTTTGGTATGAGGTTATTCACACAATCATCTAACGGAGTACATTTACTCAATTCATTTAATGAAATGCCATTGGGAATCCACAAAAACTTTTTTTTATCAATATTAAACCTTTTCAAATATTTATAAGCATTGGATAAGTTCGATATTACAAAATCTGATTTTCTGTAAGCTAATTTTTCTATCAGAGACATTAGTAAAATCAGGGGATTATATGATTCAAAGCCGCCTATTTCTTTTAGAGTGAGTGGCCATATATCCCTTATTTCAAAAACTAATTTCGCCTTTGATCTTATTTTTATGTATAATGCTCCCAAAAATCCTATTAAAGGAGGAGAAGAATAAATAACTACATCTGGCTTGTGAGATAACTGTTTAATTAATCTACTTATTTTGAATGCAAATAAGAACCAATTCAAAATTCTTTTTTTACTATGAGCATTAGCATAAGAAGGTAATTTCAACCAAACAAAATTGAATGTTGATACCTTTCTTACATCAAATGCTTTCTTAACTTCAGGTGAGTTAAAATGAAGATGAGAAAACCCCCCAGCAATTAAATAAACTTTATGGCCAAGTTTAGACAATTCTTCAGACAAATAATAACTTCTTCCTGCATAACCCGTTTCAGGGGTAGTGGCATCCTGATTAATAATCCAAATAGTTTTTTTATCTCTCATTTTGCCTTAAGACAGTTCTGTATATATTCACCATATCAGCTAAATTTTTATTCCAATCATATAGTTTTTCAACTCTCTTTCTACCTTCTCTTCCCATATTCTCTCTTAAAGCTTTGTCCAAATACAACTTTTCAATGGCATCAGCAGCACTCTGAGGATCCTTTGCTGGAACCACAATACCCGTAACACCTTGTTCTACAACCTCGGGTAATCCCCCTACATTACTAACAACTAAAGGTGTCTCAACCGATGATGCTTCTATAGCAGAAACCCCAAAGCTTTCACTATTTGATAAACAAATGCAAATGTCCAATTGTTGATGAAAAAAAGGCACCATTGAATATTCTATCTTTCCCTTGAATTCACAAAATTCTCCTATACCTAATTTTTTTACTTTTCTCTCCAAAAAAGATTTACGAGATCCTTCCCCAACAATCATTAACTTAAGAGATTCTTTAGGATATTTATTCCTAAAAATATAAAAAGCATCAATCAATTGATCTATTCCATATTTTTCCTCTAAGGTTTTTATCGTCCCAATGGTGAATGAAGATTGTTTAACAAGGCCATTAGGTTTAAAAAAATCAAGGTCTATCCCAAATGGTGTAATTGCAAATTTTTTCTTAGTATATTTCGATGCCTCATCAGCCATGGCATGGCTGGTAGACATCAAAAAATCAGCTTTTTTGAAATTATATTTAAGAACCTTTTTAAATAAAAAATTAAAGTTGGGAAATTCAAATACATCGCTTCCCCAAACTGATAATAAAAAAGGTTTAAAACCAGACAAAGCACCTAACAATCCAAAACTTGAAGCATAATGAGCATGAATTAAATCAGGTTCAAAATCTTTAATTGCCTTTTTTAAAGAAAAAAATAAAGTTAGATATTTCAACTTAGCAATTATCCCAAACCTACTTTGATTTAAGTCTGAATAATAAATCTTAACATTTTCTAAACCATCATATAAACCTGAATTTGGTTTATTAATGGACCAGAGTCCTATGCTTAACCCTAATAAACTTAATCCCTTTACCCATCTTACTGTATGAATAGAGTTGGCATCGCTTAATAACAATATTCTCATTTACGAATTAATTAATGAGTTAGCAACGGAAGCAGCTCTGCTTTTCCAAGTGTTTCCTCTGGCTGTCCTTTGTACATTTTGGTGAAAAATATCCCTAAAATTATTACTTAATATATGGTAAAAAAACAGCTCCAATTGGTCAGGCTTGTAATCCAATACCCAGCCAATACCTTTCTCCTCTACATAATTTCCGACTGCAGTACCTTTAACGGCCAAAATAGGTTTTTTATATGAAATATATTCAAATAACTTAACGGGCATAGCAAAATTCCAATATTCAGTTGGCTTCACAAACAAACAACATATATCATTTTCTTCGTACAATTTAGTGAGCTCTTGTCCATTGGCATGAACCAAATGAATGTTTTCATATACAAAATACTTTTGATATAAATCTTTAAATTTATCATAATCTGTCTCCCGAGTACAAAGTGTAAATTGAATCCTTTTATTTTTTAAATTACAAAGGGTCGTTAAAAGCATTTGTAAATTATATAAATCGCCAATCCCACCTACATAAAGAATATTAACAGATTTTTTCTTATCAGATCTTTTAATATTTCTTATAGGGGAAATATCACAACCTGGGGGAAGTGATATCTTAGTTAGAGATTTTAATTCAGGAATGTACCCCCCCATTTCTGTGGATGGCAAAAACAATACGTCGAGAAGAAACCTATAGAATATCAAATCAATTTTGTAAAATATGTTTGTTACAACCTTCTTAAAACTGTTGATTTTATAATGTTCAAATTTCCAATGAATATCCCTGTAAAACAGTCCTATAGGTATCTGGTTCCTTTTTAAAAATGCAAAAAAAGAGAAATCTAAAAAAGGATAAGTAGGTAAGTGATGCGAATCTGTAAGCATTGTAGGCATTGTGGAGCTTTCTGAATACACGAAATCAAACTTCTCTCCATCTATAATTCTTTGCTTAATCTCTGTAATTTGTTTTTTTCGAGTACTAGAAGTTCCCAGAATTACAACTACCTCAAAGCCATTTGATTCAAAAGCTTCAATCATTTTGAATGGTCTTATTTGACTTGCTGAATGCCGGGACTTATCTGGCTCAAACGGTAAATGGAAAATTATTTTCATAAAATCTTATTCCTCAGATTTACTTTTCTAGTCATCTTCTTACTAAAAAAAAACTTAAAATATGAAGCCTGTAAAAAAAGAAAAATTATCACACAAGCTAAGATAAACAACCCGGAGTTATAAACATATTCATTAAATCCACCGCTCACCCCTCCCTTGTACGAAAAATAAGTTAAAAGTCCTAAGAATACAGGTGTTTTTTTCATCTTAAGAAAAAAAACATACATGGTCTGAATCAAAAAACCTACATAGGTTGGGGCTAATGCCAATCCTACTATTCCAAAATTAGCATAGGCCTCAGCAATAAAAAGGGTATTTAAAACACCTGCGGTACCATTTTCAATTCTACTAGAAAAATATCTTTCCATTAACAATCTTGATGAACGTTCGGAAGGGTTAATCCCAAAAGTTGCCAAATAATCAGAAAAAGTACTAATCCCTAAAAAATCATAATAATTAGGAAAGGAGTCAAAGGTTAAATATACAGCAGCACTTTGACTAAAAAGAATTCTTCCTGGAATACCATACCTTAATCCAAATAAAAAATCTAATTCAGTTGTACTCAAAAAAGAATAGAATGTTATTAATAGAATTAAGACCCCTCCTAATCCAAATATAAGAACTTTCTTATTCACCTTTCCGACTTCCAAAACTCTAAAAAAAATAAATCCCAGAAAATAAAGAACTATGGGTGCTTTAGAAATATTATAAGTAACTATAAGAATTGAAAAGATAAACATTGTGAAAAAC from Echinicola soli encodes the following:
- a CDS encoding glycosyltransferase family 4 protein — encoded protein: MRDKKTIWIINQDATTPETGYAGRSYYLSEELSKLGHKVYLIAGGFSHLHFNSPEVKKAFDVRKVSTFNFVWLKLPSYANAHSKKRILNWFLFAFKISRLIKQLSHKPDVVIYSSPPLIGFLGALYIKIRSKAKLVFEIRDIWPLTLKEIGGFESYNPLILLMSLIEKLAYRKSDFVISNLSNAYKYLKRFNIDKKKFLWIPNGISLNELSKCTPLDDCVNNLIPKDKFVIGYSGTLGAANAMEFFIEASKRLRNNKRIFFVIVGTGKEKENLKSLVMGNENVIFLDPIPKEQIYSLLQRFDVCYIGWRNHKLYDYGIGANKLPEYLCSKKPIIHSYSGKKDIVKLAKAGISLPSESVEELVKAFDSVSKYQQDYLDELGRNGYEYAMQNLTYKSLAPKLINSIYSNL
- a CDS encoding capsule assembly Wzi family protein; the encoded protein is MLILGNFSYGQSIPVGFPVFEEALRRKQLLGELDSTIGFNLRPIQPRFFNDQGIYNNYLFYEVENNLGEIHRNTANKYFAYLPLRNCLAYNSDRPYAWGNGSMIPNVGFQNMLTGGVAAKFHFINIQLMPEWVWAQNKSYLGYPNSYSDEVNASRYYFWNQNDTPERFGNHSYTKFTLGQSKITLNYGSFEIGASTENIWWGPGQFNALIFSNNAPGFPHLTLNTTRPARTFLGSFEGQLIMGKLKPSGYAPSQWESLNDEYFNPLSEDWRYLNGISISYQPKWVPGLFLGINRTFQQYSGDKGNSFGDWFPIFEMFTKSGLFEDGNSVDYDEQAQDQQVSVFGRYVFTKARAELYFEYGRRDHAYTDREFVLNPEHARAYLLGFNKLFKLPYKNQLIQLRAEMTQQQESVNRYIRYRGVKGGTSWHTHYQVRGFTHYGQTLGVGIGTGSNVQTVEVSLIDKLNKYGIVLERLANHQDFYYKGLGQQEERQPWVDLSLGLLFDYQWDRFLLSSRLQMINGLNYQWQLDPSSTEEFPVGKDKFSVFAQAHLIYLLK
- a CDS encoding O-antigen polymerase; this encodes MHLVLSLLVFSFSFFLFKKASGAMSPLKLNMISWIFYFELVLQYFISSLFVIHGTDEHYLIGKVYDESSRRFGYWAIMYTMIFFPAGMVLANFIWKAKPKELFLKYTKQEIIPLYSSKDSFLRFPLYFLSVISISAVLYTFFVMKEIPLFNMFSGNSAVDLAVAREEVGRGFQGNFFVRNVFGITITPILSYIAFSYYRMTKTRFDFVWFFTMFIFSILIVTYNISKAPIVLYFLGFIFFRVLEVGKVNKKVLIFGLGGVLILLITFYSFLSTTELDFLFGLRYGIPGRILFSQSAAVYLTFDSFPNYYDFLGISTFSDYLATFGINPSERSSRLLMERYFSSRIENGTAGVLNTLFIAEAYANFGIVGLALAPTYVGFLIQTMYVFFLKMKKTPVFLGLLTYFSYKGGVSGGFNEYVYNSGLFILACVIIFLFLQASYFKFFFSKKMTRKVNLRNKIL
- a CDS encoding glycosyltransferase — its product is MKIIFHLPFEPDKSRHSASQIRPFKMIEAFESNGFEVVVILGTSSTRKKQITEIKQRIIDGEKFDFVYSESSTMPTMLTDSHHLPTYPFLDFSFFAFLKRNQIPIGLFYRDIHWKFEHYKINSFKKVVTNIFYKIDLIFYRFLLDVLFLPSTEMGGYIPELKSLTKISLPPGCDISPIRNIKRSDKKKSVNILYVGGIGDLYNLQMLLTTLCNLKNKRIQFTLCTRETDYDKFKDLYQKYFVYENIHLVHANGQELTKLYEENDICCLFVKPTEYWNFAMPVKLFEYISYKKPILAVKGTAVGNYVEEKGIGWVLDYKPDQLELFFYHILSNNFRDIFHQNVQRTARGNTWKSRAASVANSLINS
- a CDS encoding glycosyltransferase, with translation MRILLLSDANSIHTVRWVKGLSLLGLSIGLWSINKPNSGLYDGLENVKIYYSDLNQSRFGIIAKLKYLTLFFSLKKAIKDFEPDLIHAHYASSFGLLGALSGFKPFLLSVWGSDVFEFPNFNFLFKKVLKYNFKKADFLMSTSHAMADEASKYTKKKFAITPFGIDLDFFKPNGLVKQSSFTIGTIKTLEEKYGIDQLIDAFYIFRNKYPKESLKLMIVGEGSRKSFLERKVKKLGIGEFCEFKGKIEYSMVPFFHQQLDICICLSNSESFGVSAIEASSVETPLVVSNVGGLPEVVEQGVTGIVVPAKDPQSAADAIEKLYLDKALRENMGREGRKRVEKLYDWNKNLADMVNIYRTVLRQNER